A DNA window from Melanotaenia boesemani isolate fMelBoe1 chromosome 6, fMelBoe1.pri, whole genome shotgun sequence contains the following coding sequences:
- the LOC121641465 gene encoding sperm-associated antigen 1-like isoform X2, with protein MSADADVSRQKSSVPVEHLDYDYIEKCRDAKYLEKILRVLRSGNEGIYPHLIKFCESHLEKMNPRSRALRKEMPEVTAASLPEDEWSQIAHELKTWEEETKNTETSLKHQSMFDDLEKDKMPPVRGSKCFAALSKSSAPKERKNPSKSALPRDYREWDKFDVEKECDKIDENVLTNDSPSILNTGRSKIKTQVDASLLSQQEKLLLANREKHKGNEAFRAHDYEEAVAYYSRSLSILPTVAVYNNRAQAEINLKQWHSAMRDCQQVLDVEPGNKKALLRRAAIYNHMGNFQMASEDLKMVLREEPHNTTATQLLSKIEKMMSEYQPGQQRQGKKILIQEVEEETDNIYEEKQKQQTACSVQPSQPVGGEESSAAPAERGDMGNAQKKPHGRGDGGPHSESINSHHGSWRSRGGNSDKYKVTQESKEKVANGSSKRGSTTSAPGDQSGKAASAGNTGETVNLDAPCGALPPPLSRLKNEGNLLFKNGQFADSLEKYSLAIQGYTESGINSPEDLCILYSNRAACYLKDGNSQDCIQDCTRALELQPFSLKPLLRRAMAYESLERYQKAYVDYKTVLQIDISVQAAHDSVNRITKLLIEQDGPEWREKLPDIPLVPLSAQQHRREEPPSAEVLQARAEKAARDAERRAEVRFSALKQEGNDFVKKGQYQDALGKYTECLKLKPDECAIYTNRALCYLKLERFTEAKQDCDAALKLEPTNKKAFYRRALANKGLKDYLACSSDLQEVLQQDPNVQEAEKELEEVTVLLRQSLANASQAKPRKTVPITEKSPLCRQQHEIHAVQKIFAPTRRHKS; from the exons GTCTGGTAATGAGGGAATTTATCCTCATCTGATCAAGTTCTGTGAAAGTCACTTGGAGAAGATGAACCCTAGGAGCCGAGCTCTTAGGAAGGAAATGCCCGAAGTCACAGCAGCCAGCCTGCCTGAAGACGAGTGGAGCCAAATAGCTCATGAGttgaag ACATGGGAAGAGGAAaccaaaaacactgaaacttcACTTAAACATCAGTCAATGTTTGATGACCTAGAGAAAGACAAAATGCCACCTGTCAGAGGTTCAAAGTGTTTTGCTGCACTTAGCAAG AGTTCAGCtcctaaagaaagaaagaatccCTCCAAATCTGCTCTCCCTCGTGATTATCGAGAATGGGACAA GTTTGATGTGGAAAAAGAATGTGACAAAATAGATGAGAACGTGCTCACAAATGATTCACCATCTATTCTAAACACCGGACGTTCCAAAATCAAGACCCAAGTAGATGCCTCAT TGCTGTCGCAGCAGGAGAAGCTTCTTTTGGCTAATCGTGAAAAGCACAAAGGCAATGAAGCTTTCAGAGCACACGATTATGAGGAGGCAGTGGCATACTACTCCAG GAGCCTTTCCATTTTACCTACTGTGGCCGTGTATAACAACCGGGCTCAGGCAGAGATCAACCTCAAACAATGGCACAGTGCCATGAGAGACTGCCAGCAGGTGCTTGACGTGGAGCCAGGCAATAAGAAAG CTTTGCTACGTCGTGCTGCCATTTATAATCACATGGGCAACTTCCAAATGGCCTCTGAAGATCTGAAGATGGTTCTCAGGGAAGAACCACACAATACAACAGCTACA CAACTTCTGTCTAAGATTGAGAAGATGATGTCAGAATATCAACCAGGGCAGCAGCGCCAGGGCAAAAAAATCCTCATCCAAGAGGTAGAAGAAGAAACCGACAACatctatgaagagaaacaaaaacaacagactg CTTGTTCGGTTCAACCTAGCCAGCCTGTGGGAGGGGAGGAGAGCTCAGCTGCTCCTGCTGAAAGGGGAGACATGGGAAACGCTCAAAAAAAGCCCCACGGCAGAGGGGACGGGGGTCCACACAGTGAGTCTATCAACTCACACCACggaagctggaggagcagagGGGGCAACTCAGACAAGTACAAAGTCACGCAGGAGTCAAAGGAAAAGGTAGCCAACGGATCAAGCAAGAGGGGCTCGACAACGTCAGCGCCGGGTGATCAGAGCGGTAAGGCTGCTTCAGCTGGAAACACAGGAGAAACTGTCAACCTCGATGCCCCATGTGGAGCCCTGCCTCCACCTCTGTCCCGTCTAAAGAACGAGGGAAACCTGCtgtttaaaaatggacagtttGCCGACTCACTGGAGAAATACTCACTAGCCATTCAGGGCTATACAGAATCAG GGATTAATAGCCCCGAGGATCTATGTATTCTGTATTCTAACAGAGCAGCGTGCTACCTGAAAGATGGCAATAGTCAAGACTGCATACAGGACTGCACCAG AGCCCTGGAACTGCAGCCATTCTCCCTCAAGCCCCTCCTGCGCCGGGCTATGGCTTATGAGTCCCTGGAGCGCTACCAAAAGGCCTATGTGGATTACAAGACCGTCCTGCAGATAGACATCAGTGTGCAGGCAGCACATGACAGCGTTAACAG GATCACCAAATTGCTGATAGAGCAGGATGGTCCAGAGTGGAGGGAGAAACTTCCAGACATTCCTCTGGTGCCTCTGTCTGCTCAGCAGCACCGCAGAGAGGAACCCCCCAGCGCAGAGGTCCTCCAGGCTCGAGCAGAGAAGGCTGCCAGGGATGCAG AGAGGAGAGCTGAGGTCCGTTTTTCAGCATTGAAGCAAGAAGGGAATGATTTTGTGAAGAAGGGCCAATACCAGGATGCTCTGGGGAAGTACACAGAATGCCTTAAGTTAAAGCCAGATGAGTGTGCAATCTACACCAACAG AGCTCTGTGCTACTTGAAGCTGGAGAGGTTCACTGAGGCCAAGCAGGACTGTGATGCAGCACTGAAACTAGAGCCAACCAATAAGAAGGCCTTTTACAGACGAGCCCTGGCCAATAAAGGCCTCAAG GACTACCTGGCATGCAGCTCTGACCTGCAggaggtgctgcagcaggatcCCAATGTGCAGGAGGCTGAGAAGGAGCTAGAGGAGGTGACAGTGCTGCTCAGACAGAGTCTGGCCAACGCTTCACAAGCCAAACCCAGAAAGACTGTCCCCATCACAGAG AAGAGCCCCCTGTGCAGGCAGCAGCATGAGATAcatgcagtacagaagatctttgcacCCACAAGAAGGCACAAATCCTAA
- the LOC121641465 gene encoding sperm-associated antigen 1-like isoform X1 has translation MSADADVSRQKSSVPVEHLDYDYIEKCRDAKYLEKILRVLRSGNEGIYPHLIKFCESHLEKMNPRSRALRKEMPEVTAASLPEDEWSQIAHELKTWEEETKNTETSLKHQSMFDDLEKDKMPPVRGSKCFAALSKSSAPKERKNPSKSALPRDYREWDKFDVEKECDKIDENVLTNDSPSILNTGRSKIKTQVDASLLSQQEKLLLANREKHKGNEAFRAHDYEEAVAYYSRSLSILPTVAVYNNRAQAEINLKQWHSAMRDCQQVLDVEPGNKKALLRRAAIYNHMGNFQMASEDLKMVLREEPHNTTATQLLSKIEKMMSEYQPGQQRQGKKILIQEVEEETDNIYEEKQKQQTACSVQPSQPVGGEESSAAPAERGDMGNAQKKPHGRGDGGPHSESINSHHGSWRSRGGNSDKYKVTQESKEKVANGSSKRGSTTSAPGDQSGKAASAGNTGETVNLDAPCGALPPPLSRLKNEGNLLFKNGQFADSLEKYSLAIQGYTESGINSPEDLCILYSNRAACYLKDGNSQDCIQDCTRALELQPFSLKPLLRRAMAYESLERYQKAYVDYKTVLQIDISVQAAHDSVNRITKLLIEQDGPEWREKLPDIPLVPLSAQQHRREEPPSAEVLQARAEKAARDAERRAEVRFSALKQEGNDFVKKGQYQDALGKYTECLKLKPDECAIYTNRALCYLKLERFTEAKQDCDAALKLEPTNKKAFYRRALANKGLKDYLACSSDLQEVLQQDPNVQEAEKELEEVTVLLRQSLANASQAKPRKTVPITEVDDDEEAMGVSDSASSCRENVTINLQPTSAYDFSQSLNAARCSGNTAACAKLLASTAPEMLPQYLSTQLDGHTVSFIMQALDSHLLEKDPNLVYQHLNHLHTADRFSVVLMLLEKDERRHMTQLFEHLSAVESTEFTKNNVQNLANKYI, from the exons GTCTGGTAATGAGGGAATTTATCCTCATCTGATCAAGTTCTGTGAAAGTCACTTGGAGAAGATGAACCCTAGGAGCCGAGCTCTTAGGAAGGAAATGCCCGAAGTCACAGCAGCCAGCCTGCCTGAAGACGAGTGGAGCCAAATAGCTCATGAGttgaag ACATGGGAAGAGGAAaccaaaaacactgaaacttcACTTAAACATCAGTCAATGTTTGATGACCTAGAGAAAGACAAAATGCCACCTGTCAGAGGTTCAAAGTGTTTTGCTGCACTTAGCAAG AGTTCAGCtcctaaagaaagaaagaatccCTCCAAATCTGCTCTCCCTCGTGATTATCGAGAATGGGACAA GTTTGATGTGGAAAAAGAATGTGACAAAATAGATGAGAACGTGCTCACAAATGATTCACCATCTATTCTAAACACCGGACGTTCCAAAATCAAGACCCAAGTAGATGCCTCAT TGCTGTCGCAGCAGGAGAAGCTTCTTTTGGCTAATCGTGAAAAGCACAAAGGCAATGAAGCTTTCAGAGCACACGATTATGAGGAGGCAGTGGCATACTACTCCAG GAGCCTTTCCATTTTACCTACTGTGGCCGTGTATAACAACCGGGCTCAGGCAGAGATCAACCTCAAACAATGGCACAGTGCCATGAGAGACTGCCAGCAGGTGCTTGACGTGGAGCCAGGCAATAAGAAAG CTTTGCTACGTCGTGCTGCCATTTATAATCACATGGGCAACTTCCAAATGGCCTCTGAAGATCTGAAGATGGTTCTCAGGGAAGAACCACACAATACAACAGCTACA CAACTTCTGTCTAAGATTGAGAAGATGATGTCAGAATATCAACCAGGGCAGCAGCGCCAGGGCAAAAAAATCCTCATCCAAGAGGTAGAAGAAGAAACCGACAACatctatgaagagaaacaaaaacaacagactg CTTGTTCGGTTCAACCTAGCCAGCCTGTGGGAGGGGAGGAGAGCTCAGCTGCTCCTGCTGAAAGGGGAGACATGGGAAACGCTCAAAAAAAGCCCCACGGCAGAGGGGACGGGGGTCCACACAGTGAGTCTATCAACTCACACCACggaagctggaggagcagagGGGGCAACTCAGACAAGTACAAAGTCACGCAGGAGTCAAAGGAAAAGGTAGCCAACGGATCAAGCAAGAGGGGCTCGACAACGTCAGCGCCGGGTGATCAGAGCGGTAAGGCTGCTTCAGCTGGAAACACAGGAGAAACTGTCAACCTCGATGCCCCATGTGGAGCCCTGCCTCCACCTCTGTCCCGTCTAAAGAACGAGGGAAACCTGCtgtttaaaaatggacagtttGCCGACTCACTGGAGAAATACTCACTAGCCATTCAGGGCTATACAGAATCAG GGATTAATAGCCCCGAGGATCTATGTATTCTGTATTCTAACAGAGCAGCGTGCTACCTGAAAGATGGCAATAGTCAAGACTGCATACAGGACTGCACCAG AGCCCTGGAACTGCAGCCATTCTCCCTCAAGCCCCTCCTGCGCCGGGCTATGGCTTATGAGTCCCTGGAGCGCTACCAAAAGGCCTATGTGGATTACAAGACCGTCCTGCAGATAGACATCAGTGTGCAGGCAGCACATGACAGCGTTAACAG GATCACCAAATTGCTGATAGAGCAGGATGGTCCAGAGTGGAGGGAGAAACTTCCAGACATTCCTCTGGTGCCTCTGTCTGCTCAGCAGCACCGCAGAGAGGAACCCCCCAGCGCAGAGGTCCTCCAGGCTCGAGCAGAGAAGGCTGCCAGGGATGCAG AGAGGAGAGCTGAGGTCCGTTTTTCAGCATTGAAGCAAGAAGGGAATGATTTTGTGAAGAAGGGCCAATACCAGGATGCTCTGGGGAAGTACACAGAATGCCTTAAGTTAAAGCCAGATGAGTGTGCAATCTACACCAACAG AGCTCTGTGCTACTTGAAGCTGGAGAGGTTCACTGAGGCCAAGCAGGACTGTGATGCAGCACTGAAACTAGAGCCAACCAATAAGAAGGCCTTTTACAGACGAGCCCTGGCCAATAAAGGCCTCAAG GACTACCTGGCATGCAGCTCTGACCTGCAggaggtgctgcagcaggatcCCAATGTGCAGGAGGCTGAGAAGGAGCTAGAGGAGGTGACAGTGCTGCTCAGACAGAGTCTGGCCAACGCTTCACAAGCCAAACCCAGAAAGACTGTCCCCATCACAGAG GTTGATGATGACGAGGAGGCGATGGGTGTTTCTGACTCAgccagcagctgcagagaaaacgTCACCATCAACCTCCAGCCCACCAGCGCCTATGACTTCAGCCAGTCCCTGAACGCAGCTCGCTGCAGTGGAAACACGGCAGCTTGTGCCAAGTTGCTGGCCTCCACTGCCCCAGAGATGCTTCCCCAGTACCTCAGCACCCAGCTGGATGGACACACTGTAAGCTTCATCATGCAGGCGCTTGACTCACATTTACTGGAGAAAGATCCCAACCTGGTTTATCAACACCTCAACCATCTGCACACTGCTGACAGATTCTCG gtTGTGCTCATGCTGCTGGAGAAGGACGAGCGTCGCCACATGACTCAGCTGTTCGAGCATCTGTCAGCTGTGGAGAGCACAGAGTTCACAAAGAACAATGTTCAGAATCTGGCCAACAAATACATCTGA